One genomic region from Nymphaea colorata isolate Beijing-Zhang1983 chromosome 10, ASM883128v2, whole genome shotgun sequence encodes:
- the LOC116261736 gene encoding uncharacterized protein LOC116261736 isoform X4, whose protein sequence is MVSRGLLWFFTKRTATGALIGLTISDRYASIVTVHGHSMKPTLNPGSKAFPISISGDLVLVEKLCLNKYKFSHGDVVVCGNPNNHKQSLIKRIIALPGDWIRIPETYKIVKVPEGHCWVEGDNYNSSTDSRSFGPFS, encoded by the exons ATGGTTTCCAGGGGtcttttgtggttttttacAAAGAGGACTGCAACTGGTGCATTAATAGGGCTAACCATTTCAGACCGATATGCAAGCATTGTTACAGTCCATGGTCACTCTATGAAACCCACTTTGAACCCGGGCTCTAAAGCATTTCCAATATCAATATCTGGTGATCTAGTTTTGGTGGAGAAGTTATGCCTGAACAAATACAAGTTCTCACATGGTGACGTGGTAGTGTGTGG GAATCCCAATAACCACAAACAATCACTTATAAAGCGGATAATAGCCTTGCCTGGGGATTGGATAAGAATACCTGAGACATACAAAATAGTGAAGGTTCCAGAAGGCCATTGCTGGGTTGAAGGTGACAACTATAATAGCAGCACTGATTCAAGGTCTTTTGGGCCG TTTTCTTAG
- the LOC116261737 gene encoding uncharacterized protein LOC116261737 isoform X1 has protein sequence MASSAYSKLMCLSAAFLYLSALCCRAEYYYEEGPMEILERALRCFDDRVIQVYRECAYEYRLTADGYMTVPEASTEAFCSGPCLEETDMVLHCVDRILDHFEFYNRATIRDVRDTIRDACREGRWRGRFDVYEHMQAGKAVEPVNQLSHLPLLLGLSLMLLLQNSL, from the exons atggctTCCAGTGCATACAGCAAGCTCATGTGCCTTAGTGCAGCATTTCTTTACTTATCTGCGTTATGTTGCCGTGCAG AATATTATTATGAAGAGGGTCCGATGGAGATACTGGAAAGGGCACTTAGATGCTTTGATGATCGTGTG ATTCAGGTTTACAGGGAGTGTGCATACGAATACAGGTTGACGGCAGATGGATACATGACAGTGCCAGAGGCTTCCACAGAGGCATTTTGCAGTGGACCGTGCTTGGAGGAGACAGATATGGTGCTCCACTGTGTGGATCGCATTCTGGACCACTTTGAGTTTTATAACAGGGCCACCATACGAGATGTGAGGGACACCATCCGTGATGCATGCAGGGAAGGGAGATGGCGAG GTCGTTTTGATGTTTATGAGCACATGCAAGCGGGTAAAGCAGTGGAACCTGTCAACCAACTGAGTCATCTTCCATTGTTACTAGGATTAAGTTTGATGCTGCTACTACAGAATTCATTATGA
- the LOC116261736 gene encoding uncharacterized protein LOC116261736 isoform X3, with translation MVSRGLLWFFTKRTATGALIGLTISDRYASIVTVHGHSMKPTLNPGSKAFPISISGDLVLVEKLCLNKYKFSHGDVVVCGNPNNHKQSLIKRIIALPGDWIRIPETYKIVKVPEGHCWVEGDNYNSSTDSRSFGPVCDPTWPCQRKSDACHLASTANS, from the exons ATGGTTTCCAGGGGtcttttgtggttttttacAAAGAGGACTGCAACTGGTGCATTAATAGGGCTAACCATTTCAGACCGATATGCAAGCATTGTTACAGTCCATGGTCACTCTATGAAACCCACTTTGAACCCGGGCTCTAAAGCATTTCCAATATCAATATCTGGTGATCTAGTTTTGGTGGAGAAGTTATGCCTGAACAAATACAAGTTCTCACATGGTGACGTGGTAGTGTGTGG GAATCCCAATAACCACAAACAATCACTTATAAAGCGGATAATAGCCTTGCCTGGGGATTGGATAAGAATACCTGAGACATACAAAATAGTGAAGGTTCCAGAAGGCCATTGCTGGGTTGAAGGTGACAACTATAATAGCAGCACTGATTCAAGGTCTTTTGGGCCGGTATGTG ATCCCACTTGGCCTTGTCAAAGGAAGAGCGACGCATGTCATCTGGCCTCCACAGCGAATTCATAA
- the LOC116261736 gene encoding uncharacterized protein LOC116261736 isoform X1 produces the protein MVSRGLLWFFTKRTATGALIGLTISDRYASIVTVHGHSMKPTLNPGSKAFPISISGDLVLVEKLCLNKYKFSHGDVVVCGNPNNHKQSLIKRIIALPGDWIRIPETYKIVKVPEGHCWVEGDNYNSSTDSRSFGPVCVFLEFEACHSRSHLALSKEERRMSSGLHSEFINWTEECLLEGFH, from the exons ATGGTTTCCAGGGGtcttttgtggttttttacAAAGAGGACTGCAACTGGTGCATTAATAGGGCTAACCATTTCAGACCGATATGCAAGCATTGTTACAGTCCATGGTCACTCTATGAAACCCACTTTGAACCCGGGCTCTAAAGCATTTCCAATATCAATATCTGGTGATCTAGTTTTGGTGGAGAAGTTATGCCTGAACAAATACAAGTTCTCACATGGTGACGTGGTAGTGTGTGG GAATCCCAATAACCACAAACAATCACTTATAAAGCGGATAATAGCCTTGCCTGGGGATTGGATAAGAATACCTGAGACATACAAAATAGTGAAGGTTCCAGAAGGCCATTGCTGGGTTGAAGGTGACAACTATAATAGCAGCACTGATTCAAGGTCTTTTGGGCCGGTATGTG TTTTCTTAGAATTTGAAGCATGTCATTCCAGATCCCACTTGGCCTTGTCAAAGGAAGAGCGACGCATGTCATCTGGCCTCCACAGCGAATTCATAAACTGGACAGAAGAATGCCTACTGGAAGGATTTCATTGA
- the LOC116261737 gene encoding uncharacterized protein LOC116261737 isoform X2, giving the protein MASSAYSKLMCLSAAFLYLSALCCRAEYYYEEGPMEILERALRCFDDRVVYRECAYEYRLTADGYMTVPEASTEAFCSGPCLEETDMVLHCVDRILDHFEFYNRATIRDVRDTIRDACREGRWRGRFDVYEHMQAGKAVEPVNQLSHLPLLLGLSLMLLLQNSL; this is encoded by the exons atggctTCCAGTGCATACAGCAAGCTCATGTGCCTTAGTGCAGCATTTCTTTACTTATCTGCGTTATGTTGCCGTGCAG AATATTATTATGAAGAGGGTCCGATGGAGATACTGGAAAGGGCACTTAGATGCTTTGATGATCGTGTG GTTTACAGGGAGTGTGCATACGAATACAGGTTGACGGCAGATGGATACATGACAGTGCCAGAGGCTTCCACAGAGGCATTTTGCAGTGGACCGTGCTTGGAGGAGACAGATATGGTGCTCCACTGTGTGGATCGCATTCTGGACCACTTTGAGTTTTATAACAGGGCCACCATACGAGATGTGAGGGACACCATCCGTGATGCATGCAGGGAAGGGAGATGGCGAG GTCGTTTTGATGTTTATGAGCACATGCAAGCGGGTAAAGCAGTGGAACCTGTCAACCAACTGAGTCATCTTCCATTGTTACTAGGATTAAGTTTGATGCTGCTACTACAGAATTCATTATGA
- the LOC116262729 gene encoding phospholipase A1 PLIP2, chloroplastic-like: MDGLCLKSSLPSLPSSALDVRAQNISGAIQVCAKSRNTSSPLSTNAATVEKQQASPSSSFLSFPFRSFWSTARRPEGTPSLAKADIEEEIVPQLVDHTAEDEGEGNLEQLNGRGNGYRGKENWVLKILYVRSLWKNEEETQLGSMASEDEGEEGCDAELGCCCSSEDVDACSADGGVEASPDPNSFSRLLRRVSLSESKLYGRMSYLGNLAYDIPNIKTDHLLKHLGLRFITSSLEKKPISKPAEKEKSAVSSSDGTETNQSNEEVQTKKGISLAAAYQIAAAAAAAASYLHTRTRSVLPFTSSRPSGAGEVASQSEQGSPQGDKIKPSADASKEAEECMNAALDLARCSIGMDSCETELSSSDVASLVATTKSVTAVIAAKEEAKQAVAKDLNSAHSSPCEWFVCDDDKKGTRYFVIQGSESLASWQANLLFEPIKFEGLDVLVHRGIYEAAKGIYQQMLPEVQDHVKQRGDSATFRFTGHSLGGSLALLVNLMLLIRGEVPASSLLPVITFGAPCIMCGGDYLLRKLGLPRSHVQAITMHRDIVPRAFSCSYPGHVAELLKAINVNFRRHPCLKNQKLLYAPMGEMLILQPDEGISPHHHLLPSGSGLYVLDGRGGNSQPVTGAELRAAKFAFLNSPHPLETLSDPGAYGSEGAISRDHDAGSYVRSVHSVIRQELRRVRREKREERRKAWWPLVMTEGLLEGSSGAVSLQPKLRVQEHFGASMQMFGFLRIVIQGSRDSLMRFSRLIVSHRVHMLVILTLPVRLLVLGDMGLTI; the protein is encoded by the exons atggatggtTTGTGCTTGAAATCAAGCTTGCCTAGTTTGCCATCATCTGCTTTGGATGTTCGAGCACAAAACATCAGCGGAGCTATTCAAGTTTGCGCAAAATCTCGCAATACCAGTTCACCTTTGTCGACCAATGCCGCCACCGTGGAGAAACAACAAGCATCGCCATCCTCGTCCTTCTTGTCATTCCCATTCAGATCGTTCTGGTCTACCGCGAGAAGGCCGGAGGGTACACCGTCGCTGGCCAAGGCCGACATCGAAGAAGAAATCGTTCCCCAACTCGTGGATCATACCGCAgaagacgagggagaagggAATCTTGAGCAGCTTAATGGCAGGGGGAACGGTTACAGAGGAAAGGAAAATTGGGTGTTGAAGATCTTGTATGTGAGATCACTATGGAAGAACGAGGAAGAGACCCAATTGGGTTCCATGGCAAGTGAAGATGAGGGGGAGGAAGGCTGTGACGCGGAGCTGGGCTGCTGCTGCTCGTCAGAGGATGTGGACGCTTGCTCGGCGGACGGCGGCGTTGAGGCCTCTCCTGATCCGAATTCCTTCTCACGGTTACTGCGCCGGGTCTCGTTATCGGAGTCGAAATTATATGGCCGGATGTCGTATCTTGGGAATCTGGCATACGACATACCAAATATCAAG ACGGATCATCTTCTAAAACATCTTGGCCTCCGTTTTATCACATCTTCGCTGGAAAAGAAGCCAATATCTAAACCTGCAGAAAAGGAGAAGTCTGCTGTCAGCAGCTCAGATGGAACAGAAACCAATCAGTCAAATGAAGAGGTGCAGACGAAGAAAGGGATAAGCCTAGCTGCCGCTTATCAgattgctgctgctgctgctgctgctgcttcatATCTTCACACACGAACGAGAAGCGTTTTGCCCTTTACATCTTCAAGGCCCAGCGGAGCTGGAGAAGTGGCATCCCAATCTGAGCAGGGTAGTCCACAAGGGGACAAGATCAAACCATCTGCAGATGCATCCAAGGAAGCTGAAGAGTGTATGAACGCTGCGCTGGACTTGGCAAGATGCTCCATTGGGATGGACTCTTGTGAAACAGAACTTTCCAGCTCAGATGTTGCCTCCCTTGTAGCCACTACAAAGTCTGTCACAGCGGTAATTGCTGCAAAAGAGGAGGCAAAACAAGCTGTTGCGAAGGACCTGAACTCTGCCCATTCATCACCATGTGAATGGTTCGTGTGTGATGATGACAAGAAAGGAACCCGTTACTTTGTTATTCAG GGATCTGAATCACTGGCTTCGTGGCAAGCTAATCTGCTGTTTGAACCAATCAAGTTTGAG GGTCTTGACGTCCTTGTCCACAGAGGGATCTATGAGGCTGCAAAAGGGATCTACCAGCAGATGTTGCCTGAAGTTCAGGATCACGTAAAACAGAGGGGGGATTCAGCTACTTTCCGCTTCACTGGCCATTCCCTTGGAGGTAGCCTTGCTCTTCTAGTGAACCTTATGCTCCTTATAAGAGGAGAAGTTCCTGCTTCATCATTGTTGCCTGTCATTACTTTTGGGGCACCATGCATCATGTGTGGTGGTGACTACCTGCTTCGCAAGTTGGGGTTGCCTCGAAGCCATGTTCAAGCAATAACCATGCACAGGGACATCGTTCCACGAGCTTTCTCATGCAGCTACCCAGGTCATGTAGCAGAGTTGCTCAAGGCTATCAATGTTAACTTCCGAAGGCATCCATGTCTGAAGAACCAG AAACTGCTGTACGCTCCCATGGGTGAAATGCTAATCCTACAGCCAGATGAAGGCATCTCTCCTCATCATCACCTTCTTCCATCAGGCAGTGGCCTCTACGTTCTGGATGGGCGTGGAGGCAACTCCCAACCTGTAACCGGAGCAGAGCTAAGGGCAGCTAAGTTTGCATTTCTTAATTCCCCACATCCGCTTGAGACACTGAGTGATCCCGGTGCATATGGCTCTGAGGGGGCCATATCCAGAGACCATGATGCCGGTTCTTATGTTCGGTCTGTCCATAGTGTCATCAGGCAGGAGCTCAGACGAGTCagaagggagaagagagaggagCGGCGGAAGGCATGGTGGCCTCTAGTGATGACGGAAGGCTTGCTAGAAGGCAGCAGTGGTGCTGTCTCCTTGCAGCCGAAACTACGTGTGCAAGAACACTTTGGCGCATCCATGCAGATGTTTGGTTTTTTGAGAATTGTAATCCAAGGCAGCCGGGACTCACTCATGAGGTTTAGCAGGCTAATTGTTTCTCACCGTGTTCATATGCTGGTCATATTAACGTTGCCTGTGCGACTGCTGGTTCTGGGGGACATGGGCCTTACCATTTGA
- the LOC116262755 gene encoding pentatricopeptide repeat-containing protein At1g09190 has translation MSGQAAERRILSALHGRKSRTHLAEILAQFVRHGLDQSNLVISHFAAVCSSLSRMRYARLLFDRMENPNILLFNSMIRGYSQSGPFEESFRFFRNLQAREISPDDFTFPPLLRASCELGSLCFGRGIHGQIEKVGFNAEGAVQVGLVELYVGCEHMADAQKVFDSMVRRNAIVWNVMIGGYFKSGNVGIALKMFDQMVERTVVSWNVVISGLAQKGLSDEALEMFRKLCEQGTKPDDATIVAVLPVCAQLGALKLGRWIHEKVVENGHKQNVSVMNALVDMYAKCGDLETARSVFNEIPQKNVISWNSMIMGFSINGQGELAIKMFEEMKRSGTEPNSVTIIGVLTGCTHSGLVQTGREIFNSMERLHRIEPSLEHYGCMVDLLGRYGFLKEAHALIRSMPMKSNAAIWGALLSACRLHGNVELAEGATNKLIELEPSNSGNYVLLSNIYAEAGQWDEAEKVRAMMKEMSIRKEPGNSAFSESVMVR, from the coding sequence ATGAGCGGCCAGGCGGCCGAGCGGCGGATACTTAGCGCGCTTCACGGACGGAAAAGCCGAACTCACCTCGCGGAGATACTCGCGCAGTTCGTCCGCCATGGCCTCGACCAGTCCAACCTCGTCATCTCTCACTTCGCGGCAGTCTGCTCCTCTCTCTCCAGAATGCGATACGCCCGGCTCCTTTTCGACCGAATGGAGAACCCCAACATCTTGTTATTCAATTCCATGATCAGAGGGTATTCGCAGTCGGGGCCCTTCGAAGAATCATTCCGTTTTTTTCGCAATCTTCAAGCTCGAGAGATATCGCCCGATGATTTCACGTTCCCGCCTCTACTGCGTGCCTCTTGCGAATTGGGCAGTCTTTGTTTCGGTCGGGGGATACATGGACAGATAGAGAAGGTCGGATTTAATGCTGAAGGGGCAGTTCAGGTCGGACTTGTAGAATTGTACGTGGGATGCGAGCATATGGCCGATGCACAAAAAGTGTTCGATAGTATGGTCCGAAGGAACGCGATCGTATGGAACGTTATGATAGGTGGCTACTTCAAATCAGGCAATGTTGGGATTGCGCTGAAGATGTTTGATCAAATGGTGGAGAGAACTGTTGTATCATGGAACGTGGTAATTTCCGGGCTTGCTCAAAAGGGTCTGTCGGATGAGGCTCTGGAGATGTTCAGAAAATTGTGTGAGCAGGGAACTAAGCCTGACGATGCAACAATAGTAGCCGTGTTGCCTGTTTGTGCTCAACTTGGTGCTTTAAAACTCGGCAGATGGATTCATGAGAAAGTTGTAGAGAATGGACACAAACAAAATGTTTCGGTTATGAATGCACTTGTAgatatgtatgcaaaatgtggagATTTGGAGACGGCCCGTAGTGTGTTCAATGAAATACCTCAGAAGAATGTAATCTCTTGGAATTCGATGATTATGGGCTTTTCTATTAATGGACAAGGAGAGCTTGCCATTAAGATGTTtgaggagatgaagaggagTGGAACAGAGCCGAACAGTGTGACAATTATTGGGGTTCTCACTGGCTGTACCCATTCTGGATTGGTGCAAACGGGCCGGGAGATTTTCAATTCAATGGAAAGATTGCACCGAATCGAGCCAAGTCTTGAACATTATGGATGTATGGTGGATCTTCTAGGCCGTTACGGGTTCCTAAAGGAAGCTCATGCATTGATAAGAAGCATGCCCATGAAATCGAACGCTGCAATTTGGGGTGCACTACTTAGTGCTTGTAGACTTCATGGAAATGTAGAGCTAGCTGAAGGAGCAACTAACAAGCTCATTGAGCTTGAACCTTCTAATTCTGGGAATTATGTGTTGCTATCAAATATATATGCTGAagcaggtcaatgggatgaagCTGAAAAAGTGAGAGCGATGATGAAGGAGATGAGCATACGAAAGGAACCTGGGAATAGTGCATTTTCAGAAAGTGTAATGGTGCGCTAG
- the LOC116261736 gene encoding uncharacterized protein LOC116261736 isoform X2 yields the protein MVSRGLLWFFTKRTATGALIGLTISDRYASIVTVHGHSMKPTLNPGSKAFPISISGDLVLVEKLCLNKYKFSHGDVVVCGNPNNHKQSLIKRIIALPGDWIRIPETYKIVKVPEGHCWVEGDNYNSSTDSRSFGPIPLGLVKGRATHVIWPPQRIHKLDRRMPTGRISLI from the exons ATGGTTTCCAGGGGtcttttgtggttttttacAAAGAGGACTGCAACTGGTGCATTAATAGGGCTAACCATTTCAGACCGATATGCAAGCATTGTTACAGTCCATGGTCACTCTATGAAACCCACTTTGAACCCGGGCTCTAAAGCATTTCCAATATCAATATCTGGTGATCTAGTTTTGGTGGAGAAGTTATGCCTGAACAAATACAAGTTCTCACATGGTGACGTGGTAGTGTGTGG GAATCCCAATAACCACAAACAATCACTTATAAAGCGGATAATAGCCTTGCCTGGGGATTGGATAAGAATACCTGAGACATACAAAATAGTGAAGGTTCCAGAAGGCCATTGCTGGGTTGAAGGTGACAACTATAATAGCAGCACTGATTCAAGGTCTTTTGGGCCG ATCCCACTTGGCCTTGTCAAAGGAAGAGCGACGCATGTCATCTGGCCTCCACAGCGAATTCATAAACTGGACAGAAGAATGCCTACTGGAAGGATTTCATTGATTTGA